In Malania oleifera isolate guangnan ecotype guangnan chromosome 8, ASM2987363v1, whole genome shotgun sequence, a single window of DNA contains:
- the LOC131162064 gene encoding putative B3 domain-containing protein Os03g0621600, whose product MVRKHKPPQPLQKRTSFFKVLIGDFSKQLRVQPAFVKELRGNLCNEATIRGPTGSTWSVAVEKDENGLFFRRGWQDFAEAHGLENGDFLVFLYDGKAHFDIKAYGTNCCEKEIVLAESRDREKPTPTTEKINPPVQPAATRRKRGRVKVDEKSDTSTMAEQGINDECFSFNSRSSCFTATWSNSRRYAMIIPRALVIEKELNAHGKMVLKDPSGKSWPVTLSMMVDCRAVITRGWTAFWRSNKVQTGDTLVFDFGSEPGNPLVHVHIFRSGIGAPPRRRPRHVAPKLKSS is encoded by the exons ATGGTCAGGAAGCATAAGCCTCCACAGCCTCTGCAAAAGAGAACATCCTTCTTCAAAGTCTTGATTGGTGACTTTTCCAAGCAACTG CGCGTACAGCCGGCTTTTGTGAAAGAGCTGAGGGGAAATTTATGTAATGAAGCGACCATCAGAGGTCCTACAGGGAGCACTTGGAGCGTGGCAGTGGAGAAGGATGAGAATGGCTTGTTTTTCCGCAGGGGCTGGCAGGACTTCGCAGAAGCTCATGGGTTGGAAAATGGGGATTTTCTGGTTTTCTTGTATGATGGCAAAGCACATTTCGACATTAAAGCCTATGGTACAAATTGCTGCGAGAAGGAAATTGTATTGGCCGAGAGTCGCGACAGAGAGAAGCCCACTCCCACCACAGAGAAAATCAACCCCCCTGTTCAGCCTGCGGCCACCAGGAGAAAGC GCGGACGTGTGAAGGTTGACGAGAAATCTGATACCAGTACCATGGCGGAACAAGGAAttaatgatgaatgtttttcatTCAATTCAAGATCTTCATGTTTTACTGCAACTTGGTCAAATTCTCGGAGATATGCCATG ATTATTCCACGGGCACTGGTGATAGAGAAGGAGCTGAACGCGCACGGCAAGATGGTGCTGAAGGATCCCTCCGGGAAGTCATGGCCGGTGACGCTGTCAATGATGGTGGACTGTCGCGCTGTTATCACCAGAGGCTGGACTGCTTTCTGGAGATCAAACAAAGTACAAACAGGCGACACCcttgtttttgattttgggtcGGAGCCAGGCAACCCGTTGGTCCATGTTCACATCTTCCGATCTGGAATTGGAGCGCCGCCCCGCCGGAGGCCGAGGCATGTTGCTCCAAAGCTCAAATCCTCGTGA
- the LOC131163128 gene encoding uncharacterized protein LOC131163128: protein MAIASAALSPAVVTVGGAGGKAQKRRSNRALYIRGLNSFGGLKAHNGVASLGLPECTERCFAKVVSSLKPPSRGRGSGGGALSSTCNAAAEIFRIAAIMNGLVLMGVAVGFVLLRMEAFVEESEE, encoded by the coding sequence ATGGCGATCGCATCAGCTGCTCTCTCTCCGGCCGTAGTCACCGTCGGGGGCGCCGGCGGGAAAGCCCAGAAGAGGAGATCGAACAGGGCTTTGTACATACGAGGCTTGAATTCCTTTGGGGGTTTGAAAGCCCACAACGGTGTCGCCTCTTTGGGTCTGCCGGAGTGCACCGAACGGTGCTTTGCGAAGGTGGTGAGCTCCCTGAAACCGCCGTCCCGGGGCAGAGGCAGCGGCGGAGGTGCGCTTTCTTCTACGTGCAATGCTGCGGCAGAGATTTTTAGGATTGCGGCGATTATGAATGGCCTGGTTCTGATGGGGGTTGCAGTTGGTTTCGTTCTTCTGCGAATGGAAGCGTTTGTGGAGGAGTCTGAggaatga